ccctccacccactcttcattcgaagagagagccatcagaatatgcctacacttccaacatacattttctgagagagaaccacctacacttgtgttgaggtcaagatattccattccaaccacataaatcttgatctctagcctttcccaagttgctttccactcaaatcatctttctaccaaatccaatcccatgagagagagctgtgttggggagactatcatttgaagcacaagagcaaggagttcatcatcaacacaccatctattaacttctggagaatggtgtctcctagattggttaggtgtcacttgggagcctccgtcaagattgtggagttgaaccaaggagtttgtacgggcaaggagatcgcctacttcgtgaagatctaccctagtgaggcaagtccttcgtgggcgatggccatggtgggatagacaaggttgcttcttcgtgaacccttcgtgggtggagccctccgtggactcgcgcaaccgttacccttcgtggattgaagtctccatcaacgtggatgtacgatagcaccacctatcggaaccacgccaaaaatctccgtgtctccaattgcgtttgcacactccaattccatccctttacattcttgcaacttgcatgatttactttccgctgctcatatactcttgtcatgcttgcttgatatgtattgtgaatgtttgaacttgtgctaaaaccccacttcaacttaaagaatttaaaaactgcaacttttcttgctaagagtctattcacccccctctagacacctcttctcgatcctttcacctagCATCGCTGCCAACTGCCAAGACCAAGTGCTGCCGTCTCCTCCGGCAGACCCACTCTCGCACACTGCCGGCCGCCGGCTCCATTCCTGCACAACTACTCCGCCTGGGCCTGTTGGCCTTTTCCCGGAGCTTGTTCCCCGCTGCGCTGACACCCTAGGCGCCCGGAGCTCCACCCCATGCTGCTGATTCACCACGGGCGACCTGCAGACCCAACATCTTCTCCCACCTGTGCTCTGACACAATCTTGTCGTTCAAGAAATATCTAGAATCAGTCAAGAGTCAACCTTCTCCATTCTTCTCTCTTGCTTTACATACTAATGtatatgggccacatgggccaggtaacacacacacacacacacacaccagccaACAGTGGACAACACCCTTCATGAATAATCCTATTATGCAAGAACTAGTACGCGAGAACAGTTTGTTGCTCCCTATAGCCGTGTCGTCTTTCACCAACATAAAATAAAATAGAACTGTGTCAAAACTGGCGGTTCGGTCAGAGAACAACAAAGCCTTTCAGTCCCAAACATATTGGCATAGGGTAgagttgaaacccataagatctcaaaACATGGTTCCGACACGTGGATAGCACTTCCACGCACCCATGTCCATGGCTGGTTCTTTGGTGTTATTCCAGTCTTTCAGGCCTCTCTTTACGGACCCACCCATGTGAAGTTTGGTCTACCCCGATCTCTCTTGACATTATCAGAATGCTTTATCCTTCCGTTATGCACCGGCGGTTCGGTTAGAGTAAATAAATTTTATCATATGATGATAAACCAGTttacagaaagaaagaaaaaaggaaatacCTCTCCTTCTTTAGTTAATGCGGCTGAATGCCAACCTCCAGCAGCAATGTCAACCTGCAAATAGATGTGGAAAATATAAAACAAGAAACAGAAACAGGACTTTTAGGATTCATAGGCCTGGTAAGGAAAATATGTGTGCATAAGTATTTGTGATTTATCAGCATCTAGTGGTAGCCTGGTAGGCCATAATCAATATGAAATTATTTACATAGGCAACATCGAACAAATGTAAGTTCCACAAAAATGGCAGAAATTCAACGATTAGTACCAGAGGTGCTATATGCTTAACTTACTGCGAGTCAACATGAATTAACCTGGGATCCAATGGAccaactttttttttcttttgctcagCTAGAGTCTAACCAAGCCTTGAACCAGGCTTGTTAGGTAATGTCTTCATACACCTCATTAATGTTCACCTTGATTTAGAAAGGATGACAGAAATAAGAAGCAACAATCCAGTGTGGCTCACCAATGAGAGGTTAGATAGCCCTTCAACACGGATCGGTTGTGATCTCGGTTGGGTATCTCCAATCCCCAGCTGGCCATATTCATTATTACCCCATGCCCACAAGATTCCGTCTACTGACAGTGCCAAATTATGGAATGCCCCTACAGCAATCATGCtcacttgttcaagcccttgcacaCGTACTGGCGTAGATATTTTTTTGCTGAAAAGAAGACTAACATCGTCAATACTATGATACAAGGACAAACACACCAAAAATATAAAAATGATTGATGATTTCAGTTGAAGTCACAGGCGCCATACATATCACCCGGAGGCCACGGTTGTCCCCAAGTCCAGACATGGCCTTCTTGTGTCAAAACCACTGAGTGAGTCCCCCCCGCAGCTACCTAGAGTCAATGAAAGAAAACAGTAAACCAGAAGTTAATGATGTTGAATGGAAAGCAGGAGTGCAGGACTGAAAAGTTCTAGCATCATTTTACTAGAACATCAGTATTTCATTTGGACATGGCACACTGTAACAGTTCTAACAAAAAGTTATCCTATGTGTTCTCCCAGCCTAACACAAGTTGGCAACAAGTATGCTGGTGTTGACAGTAAGATGCAAAAAATTGCTAGTCACAATCCTTAAAACATGCATAAAAATGACTAAAATCCCAAGAACATTGGGACTGGTGCAAGTAGTACATGATAGGAATCTGATTCCATTCCACTCACTTGCCGAACTTTGAGCTTGAGAGCGCATCGCTGTGGGATGGGGATGTCCCTCCTGAGTGCCCTTGTGCCATCTTCCTTCCTCTCAGGCTCCTCCCCGCACTGCCCATATTCGTTGCCCCCTGGAACATGGGCGCACATGTCATGTAATCAACCAATTCCGAAAAGAAAAAACCAGCCAAGAAACCGAGTTCCCTTACCCCAAGCGTAAGCCCGGCCCTTGTCGTCCACCGCGAGGCAATGCCACCCGCCGATCGCTGCCTGGCACCAAAACCCAATGACACACGCATTACAAAAGAAGCGAATCGCATTTCAAAAGAGTGATCATGCGCTCACCTGCACGATCTTGACCCCGATGAGGGCGTCGACATGCGCCGGGGAGCTCTCTGTCTTGGTCTCCGGCGGGTGCCCGAGCGTTCCCCGCTGATTCCACCCCCAAGTGAAGAGCTGCAGAGAAACGGCGGCCGCCAGCGAGAAACCACATCAAAACAAACACTGTACTGTATAGAAAGGAAACGAGTGCAAGAAGGAAGCGGGGCAATGGAAGCGTACGCTGCCGTCGTCGCATATGGCGAGGGAGTTGCGGCTGCCGGCTACGACGGCGGAGACGGCGTACGCATCCAGAGCGCCGATGCAGCGGGCCCAGTCCTTCTCGTCGCACCGGCCCATGCCCAGCTGCCCGTCTTCCCCCGAACCCCTGCAAAACCCAACGAAATCAGGCGCCACATCTCAGGGACAGAGCGGCCGGAGGGGGCGAGCGAGGAGGCATCACCATGCGAGGACGGCTACGGGGCGGGAAGGCAGCGCCATATGGGGTggggggaaggggggaggggcggcTCGGTGTCTGAGGTGGCCGGGAAGCGGTGGGGAGATAGCGAAACCGCAGCGGCAAAACAAGAATGCAGCGCTGGAGGCTGCTTTTGTTGCGGCCCTGTCCGGGAGGGGAGGTGGGATTGGGGTGGGTGAGGAGGTGAGGGCGCCTACCTTTTGCGCGTGTCTTGTGTGGGTTTTGTGCTCCGCGCAATAGGGTTTTGGAGGCGGGGAGGCGGTGGATTCCACGTCACCTCCCGGTGAGTCACTCAATTTATCCAAGGTTGCCCCGCATGCTGCTCTTGGATCTCGTCAGGCCAACTCTATCACGCGACTCCAAACAGACATCCGTTTTAACTggaatttctcaaaaaaaaatctgTTTTGACTGGATTCTGTTCATTTGGGTTTTTTTAAGATAACCTCGCGAAGTTCTTTATTAATCCGTCACCACAGTTACAGGGACGAACGAGAGATTCCCGGGATGTCCCAACCAAATATGGCGGTCACCATCGAGATTAAGAGCATGCTTCGCTAAGTTGTGAGCTTCGAcattcgagctcctaaactcatgattAAAATTACAGAAATCGAAAGACATAGACTGATCTATTATTTCATGAATAATTGCTCCATAGCTCGCTGCATTTTCCTTCTTGACGTCCTCGACCACCCCCTTGCAGTCCGATGCTACATGGATCCTCCGAAGATGGAGGTCCTCCGAGAGAGCCAATGCTTCCCTTATCGCCAGCGCCTCGAGGGTTTGTGGATCAGCGATATGTTTGAAAAAAAAGTCGAGGCTCCCAAGAAGGCCCCTTCTTGATCCCTGCATATGGCGCCAACAGCACCATAGCCCCGTCGAGATACAGCGGCATCGACATTTACCTTTGCGGCTCCTTCGCGTGGTTTTACTCAACGAGTAGACCTCCCTGTTGCCACACCCCTTGGTTTCTGGTGCACGTGATTCATAAACCGGAGATCACCCAAGTAGCTGTTGATGAATCCGTTGATGGAGTGCGGCGTCTGGTAAATGTCTTCGTGAATAGCCTTCCGTCGAGCTTTCCAGAATGCCCAAAGAGTTACAATAAGCCTTTGAAATAGATCTGTAGGTAATATTGCATGTAACTCAAAAAGCCAGTCCTTGGCTTTATCCTCCGTTCACTCAACCATTGGTTCTAGGAGATCCTCCGAGGCAAGCGCCCAAACAGCAGCAGCCAATGGACATTTTACCAATGTGTGCTTCCATGTGTCTCTTCCCCCACATAGCAGGCATGTGTCTTCTGTTGTCATGTGTCCATGTTTTAGGACCTCTCCGCATGGCATAGAATGTCTACCAAGGCGCCAGACAAACATCCTCAGTTTGGATGGGACCTGGATATGCCATATCATGCTCCACTTGTTGATGTCAGCATGTTCGAACGAGGACCCCCCTCTTCCTGTAACCACGCTTCTCGATTCATCTTAGTCCGCAAGACCATCTGATACGCGGACCGAACACTGAAATTGCCTCGTGTCTCTTCATGCCAAGCCCAAAAGTCGGCAACTCTACGTGTGCATAGAGGTATCTTCAGAATCTCAACAGCATCGAAAGGTGTAAAGATAGACCTTATGTAGTCCTCATTCCATGACGCCATTGGTGCATGGATCAACTGCGCCACCCTAGTGGGGGGGGTTCGGAATTAGTGATGTGATGGGCCTCTTATAACTATCCATAGGGATCCAGTTATGCAGCCAAATATCTGTAGTATCCCCATCCCCAATCCTTCGAACAATCCCCTGTGCTAGGATATCTCGACCATCGAGTATTGCTCTCCAAATTTGAGAAGGGTGAGAACCAAGCTCTGCATCCAGCAAAGTGTTTTGTGGGAAATATATCACTTTCAGCATACGTGAGCTGAGAGATGACTCTTCTGTCAAAATCATCCACGCTTGACGTGCTAGCAATGCCAAATTGAAGATCTCCAAGTCACAGAAACCCAGCCCTCCCAAATGTTTAGGTCTGGTCATGACATCCCACGCCACCCATCttggctttctccttccttgcttgCTACCCCGCCAGAATTGCCTTACGATGGAGGTTATATTTTCGCACAGCCCCCTCGGCAACCTGAAGCACGACATAGAATAGACTGGTATAGCCTGTGCTACAGACTTGATCAAAATCTCTTTACCTGCCGATGATAGGAGCTTCTCCATCCATCCATTTATCTTTTCCCAAACATGGTCCCTCAAATATTTGAATGTACCGTTCTTTGAGTGGCCGACATCAGTAGGCATGCCCAAGTAGCGATCACTCAAAGATTCATTTTGTACCTGCAAATTGTTCTTGACAATATCCCTTACAGGTCCTAGACATCCTTTGCTGAAAAAATTGAGGACTTCTCATTATTAATCCTTTATCCCTATGCACTACAATAAGTAGTTAGCAGGTTTGACACCGCTAAAGAtccctccccactcgccttgaaaagtagcaggctgtcatctgcaaacaaaaggtggTTAACGGTAGGAGCCGTTGGGGCCACCTGAATACCTGCCAATGATGACTGAGAACTGGTTTTgagtaggcacgaaaggccctctgctgttaTCAAGAATAAATAGGGGGAGATTGGGTCTCCCTGCCGAATACCCCTTGTAGGTTTGAAATATTCGAGTTTCTCTCCATTAAATAAAACCGAAAAGGAAATTGATGAGACCATACCCATAACAATATCAATCCACTGTCCTGCAAAACCCAGCTTGGTCATGATGGCCCTCAAATATGTCCACTCCACACTGtcataggctttcatcatgtcCAACTTCAAAGCGCAGAAATTGTTTGTTTTTTTATCTCGAGCGCTTCATAAAGTGCAAGCACTCATAGGCACAAATAATGTTGTCAATTATAAACCTTCCAGGTACAAAGGCGGACTGCTCTTCTAATATAATGTCAGGCAGAATTACCTTTAACCTGTTAGCAACCACCTTTGAAGCAATCTTATAGAGAACATTGCGAAGACTTATAGGCCGGAATTGGGACAGTACCGTTGGGTTCGTTACTTTAGGAATCAACACTAGTACAGTATCATTGATGCACTCTAGGCTCTCCTCTCCACAGACTATTCTTAGAACAATCTTTGTGACTTCCTCCCCACACATGTCCCAATGGTGTTGATAGAAGTGAGCGGGAAAACCGTCCGGGCCTGGGGCTTTGGTTGGGAACATCTGGAACAAGGCCGCCTTAACCTCCTCATTGGTGTACGGAGCGCAAAGTAATGTGTTCATCTTGTCTGTCACCTTGCGCGGTACATGGTTCAGAACTTCATTCATATTCTGGACCCCTTCAGACTGGTATAAGGTTTGGTAAAAACTGTTGGCAAGCACCCTCAATTCTACTGGGTCTGAAATCTCAACTCCGAGCGAGTTTTGTAGagctttgatcatgtttttcttgcggCGAAGGCTAGCTCGAAGATGAATTTTTTTTGTATTCTTATCACCCACCGAAAGCCACTCGATTCTAGCCTGTTGCCACCACATTATCTCCTCTCTATGGTACAGTTCGATCAATCGCTCATTTATTTTCAGCTCCACATGCGTTGGCCTGATCCTTAGTggatcgctgtcggtgtcaaaaccggcggatctcgggtagtgggtcccgaactgtgcgtctaggccggatggtaacaggaggcagggaacacgatggtttacccaggtttgggccctcttgatggaggtaaaaccctacgtcctgcttgattaatattgatgatatgggtagtacaagagtagatctaccacgagatcaaggaggctaaaccctagaagctagcctatggtatgattgttgtatatattgtatatctatcgactagcctggcctcggtttatataatgcaccggaggcctaggataacaagagtcctagccgaatacgccggtggggagaagtccttgtcttgatcgccaagtcttgtggaatcttccttgtatgcggtagctgtccgaactggcccatgagtatacgaacacgggggtcctcggcccaatctaatagatcgggagatgacgtggtgagtaccccctagtccaggacaccgtcagtagccccctgaaccggtcttcaagttagggacgctcctcgattcttctgaactgttctttgtcttcggttgccggtcttgaaaactggttcaacaaatcttctttatcttcgatcttgaggatcgccgaaatgcattcgacgagtttacacgtcgggtatccgaggaacccctttaagtttccggcctttatcaatgccttgtttatttttatgccacacctcgggtttgaagttgttcccgggaggcagggtcctcttgcgtccgagctccaacgccggactgcattcgaggtatcttttgcagccgagcaccaatgccggaccgcttcccagctctagcgccggaatgtatctgagctccaacgccggactatgtatccgagctccaacgccgaactgtatatccgagctcgaacgctgaaatatatccgagctccaacgccagactgtgtccaggctccaatgccggactatatccgaggtgtcatatcaccttggttcaaaaaagttgaaggagtttagccgagcttaatgccggaaatgccctctatggagccagccactagcgcccgagctttatgccggactgcttccgaggtggtgcaccaccccgactatgggccattttttgtcaatattttttattggtgcaatttattctctgccgagatatatagccagtagccctcaaggtgtgtatcagtctaaaacccgagatgcacatgaaggatgacataagaccgctgatcccagtagccgctgagactcaggttgatttgcaaaatcggc
This portion of the Triticum dicoccoides isolate Atlit2015 ecotype Zavitan chromosome 7A, WEW_v2.0, whole genome shotgun sequence genome encodes:
- the LOC119329204 gene encoding ultraviolet-B receptor UVR8-like, with the translated sequence MALPSRPVAVLAWGSGEDGQLGMGRCDEKDWARCIGALDAYAVSAVVAGSRNSLAICDDGSLFTWGWNQRGTLGHPPETKTESSPAHVDALIGVKIVQAAIGGWHCLAVDDKGRAYAWGGNEYGQCGEEPERKEDGTRALRRDIPIPQRCALKLKVRQVAAGGTHSVVLTQEGHVWTWGQPWPPGDIKKISTPVRVQGLEQVSMIAVGAFHNLALSVDGILWAWGNNEYGQLGIGDTQPRSQPIRVEGLSNLSLVDIAAGGWHSAALTKEGEVYAWGRGEHGRLGFGDDKSSHMVPLKVQLLAGEDIVQVSCGGTHSVVLTSDGRIFSYGRGDHGRLGDGRKVTTGHPMEVPINLPPPKTSTSSEGLWQANYVACGGRHTLAIVTWTDM